A portion of the Eubacterium maltosivorans genome contains these proteins:
- a CDS encoding polysaccharide pyruvyl transferase family protein, with translation MKNIILLDTSIGSLNQGDEIINTSIKSNWKELFDENYIIRLASHTPMYTKIQSVIYKKKLSVIQNGDFKFLCGTNALYTNMLRPLPTWNINLVNYKLAKGTICLGVGVGVNSKSINLYTKKLYNRVLSHDYVHSTRDDKTANFLKQLGFKAVNTGCPTLWGLNEEHCRNIPKSKAKNVVFTLTYYLKDRENDKKMIEILCDNYETCYFWPQCIKDIEYFYSLNINKIVKIISPNLESYKNILIEEDIDYVGNRLHGGIFALQHQKRSIIIAIDYRAIEMNRSYSFECIERKLIPELLENKIKADWTTKILGIDFDLIREWKRQFINGE, from the coding sequence ATGAAAAATATTATTTTATTAGACACATCTATTGGTTCGTTAAATCAAGGCGATGAAATAATCAACACATCGATTAAAAGTAATTGGAAGGAATTGTTTGATGAAAATTATATCATTAGATTAGCGTCACATACACCTATGTATACAAAAATTCAGTCTGTTATTTATAAAAAAAAATTAAGTGTTATTCAGAATGGTGATTTTAAATTTTTATGTGGAACAAATGCCTTGTACACTAATATGTTAAGACCACTTCCTACTTGGAATATTAATTTAGTAAATTATAAATTAGCAAAAGGTACTATATGTTTAGGAGTTGGGGTTGGAGTTAACAGCAAAAGTATAAATTTGTATACAAAAAAACTTTATAATAGAGTGCTTTCTCATGACTATGTGCACAGCACGCGTGATGATAAAACTGCAAATTTTTTGAAACAGCTTGGTTTTAAAGCTGTTAATACTGGTTGTCCCACTTTGTGGGGGCTTAATGAAGAACACTGTCGAAATATTCCGAAATCTAAAGCAAAAAATGTTGTGTTTACATTAACATATTATTTAAAAGATAGAGAAAATGATAAAAAAATGATTGAAATTCTTTGTGATAATTATGAAACATGTTATTTTTGGCCTCAATGTATAAAAGATATAGAATATTTTTACTCTTTAAACATAAACAAAATAGTTAAAATAATATCTCCTAATTTAGAAAGCTACAAAAATATTTTGATAGAAGAAGATATTGATTATGTGGGCAATCGACTTCACGGTGGGATTTTTGCATTGCAACATCAAAAAAGATCTATTATTATTGCGATTGATTACAGAGCTATCGAAATGAATAGGAGCTACTCTTTTGAATGTATTGAAAGAAAACTAATTCCAGAGTTATTGGAAAATAAAATAAAGGCAGATTGGACAACTAAAATTTTGGGAATAGATTTCGATTTAATTAGAGAATGGAAAAGGCAATTTATCAATGGGGAATAG
- a CDS encoding EpsG family protein, whose translation MWLHYCIFGVLILLSLLYNPNNKISKKFYIAFVFIIFFILATFRAIDIGNDTQEYYRVFELIRLKSSLTQAINFTRYEIGYVVLNYLVGKVTSNFSVVLAIVASFYLISVLRFIRKYAVSVSNVIILSFTFSMFYDVMNITRQCISVAIFLFAVDYLIERKAIKYFSLVVVASLFQTMSIVLLLLYFSPKTDFQKASDVVKWIGIIGIALIALGYITQIVQYLFPYYAHYFNTSYAEGGARSASFLFFIIRIGIVVFIWLLDGFKDFKNFNNEKNVFFQLMLLDCIVAAMSISFNMLDRFENFFCLGFIITISNTIGSFKKNKRIFANFMVIFLSFIYITIFLIFRSNWYGLFPYHFR comes from the coding sequence ATGTGGCTGCATTATTGTATATTTGGTGTTTTAATTTTACTTAGTCTATTGTATAACCCTAATAATAAAATAAGCAAAAAATTCTACATAGCGTTTGTTTTTATTATTTTTTTTATTCTAGCAACTTTTAGAGCAATAGATATTGGAAATGATACACAAGAGTATTATCGAGTTTTTGAATTGATCAGATTAAAGAGTTCTTTAACGCAAGCGATAAACTTTACGAGATATGAAATAGGATATGTGGTTTTAAACTATTTAGTAGGAAAAGTAACATCGAATTTCTCTGTTGTTTTGGCTATTGTTGCGTCTTTTTATCTTATTTCTGTGTTGAGATTTATTAGGAAATATGCGGTTTCTGTTAGTAACGTTATTATACTGAGTTTTACTTTTTCAATGTTTTATGATGTGATGAATATTACACGACAGTGTATTTCGGTAGCTATTTTTCTGTTTGCTGTCGATTACTTAATAGAAAGGAAAGCGATAAAATACTTTAGTCTAGTAGTTGTAGCATCATTATTTCAAACAATGTCTATTGTATTACTATTACTATATTTTTCACCCAAAACAGATTTCCAAAAAGCAAGCGATGTTGTCAAGTGGATTGGGATTATTGGAATTGCATTGATTGCGCTTGGCTATATCACCCAAATCGTTCAGTATTTGTTTCCATACTATGCGCACTATTTTAATACAAGTTATGCAGAAGGTGGGGCACGTAGCGCTAGTTTTCTGTTTTTTATAATTAGAATAGGAATTGTAGTGTTTATATGGCTTTTAGATGGTTTCAAAGATTTCAAAAATTTTAACAATGAGAAAAATGTTTTTTTCCAGCTAATGTTGCTGGACTGTATTGTAGCAGCAATGTCTATTTCATTTAACATGTTAGATAGATTTGAAAATTTCTTTTGCTTAGGATTCATAATAACAATTTCTAATACTATAGGATCCTTTAAAAAGAATAAGCGAATATTTGCGAATTTTATGGTAATTTTTTTATCATTTATATATATTACGATTTTTTTAATATTTAGAAGTAACTGGTATGGTTTATTTCCATATCATTTCAGATGA
- a CDS encoding serine O-acetyltransferase: MDPVYAFYKIARFMWKHHISFMAFFFRGLMRVIFACDIPYKTQIGTGTVFPHHALGIVIHQDAVIGKNCIIEQNVTIGGRSGFATLPKIGNNIMVGAGASIIGPVIIGDNVQIGAGAVVVHDIPDNCVVIGVPAKIIKKDGVKI, encoded by the coding sequence ATGGACCCTGTTTATGCGTTTTATAAAATCGCTAGATTTATGTGGAAACATCATATTTCTTTTATGGCATTTTTTTTTAGAGGACTCATGCGAGTTATTTTTGCATGTGATATTCCTTATAAAACTCAGATTGGTACGGGAACAGTATTTCCGCACCATGCCTTAGGTATTGTAATACATCAAGATGCTGTGATTGGTAAGAATTGTATAATTGAGCAAAATGTGACAATAGGTGGAAGAAGTGGATTCGCAACTCTACCTAAAATTGGTAACAATATAATGGTAGGTGCTGGTGCGTCTATTATTGGACCAGTTATTATTGGTGATAATGTTCAAATAGGTGCTGGTGCGGTAGTGGTTCATGATATACCAGATAATTGTGTAGTCATTGGCGTACCGGCCAAAATCATAAAAAAGGATGGGGTTAAAATATGA
- a CDS encoding lipopolysaccharide biosynthesis protein, with product MGNSNKYVTLLSNTVVFAIGNVLVKVISFFLMPLYTAVLTTEQYGVSELLNSAIEIILPIGTLCVIEALYRFSIEKNANYKAIFANSIRIVLYGDIVVLLVCVLLKHIFNYGYAFSFFFLYLATTFYKLVTQFSRGLGHVKRYALYGVINSLVLVLSNILLLVWMNGGVRAYLASFTIGYGVSGIVAFFASKEYRYISLTYKDKKLRNEMIRYSAPNIPNMLSWWINNISDRYIIMFFWGAGLTGLYTAASKLPAMINLFSAIFQQAWQYSTAKEIENIDRQVFFNKVFKIYSFGCLMACSALLFLNRVVCKILLKDNFYNAWRFVPILILAATLGCYSTFFGTFYNALKKNFVLMLSTLIGAGINIILNFVLIPVYGGIGAAVATVISYVIITTLRIVDVTKRIGPIADYKRLLVQFSLLFVITYITTATESIISYLLGVLCLFIIIALDYDTLKYSVKIMRQKFKR from the coding sequence ATGGGGAATAGTAATAAATATGTAACGTTACTATCGAATACGGTAGTATTTGCTATAGGGAATGTCCTTGTAAAGGTAATATCTTTTTTCTTGATGCCTTTATATACAGCTGTACTAACTACAGAACAATATGGTGTTTCAGAACTGCTAAATAGCGCAATAGAAATTATACTTCCGATAGGTACATTATGTGTCATTGAAGCCTTGTATAGATTTTCTATAGAAAAAAATGCTAATTATAAAGCTATCTTTGCAAATTCCATTCGCATTGTATTATATGGTGATATAGTAGTACTTTTAGTCTGTGTACTATTAAAACATATCTTTAATTATGGATATGCATTCTCTTTCTTTTTTTTATATCTGGCCACGACCTTTTATAAACTAGTAACGCAATTTTCAAGAGGACTTGGACATGTAAAAAGATATGCGTTGTATGGAGTAATTAATTCGTTGGTATTAGTTCTTTCTAATATTCTCCTTCTAGTATGGATGAACGGTGGTGTTAGAGCCTATTTAGCATCATTCACTATTGGATATGGAGTTTCTGGAATTGTTGCATTTTTTGCTTCAAAAGAATATCGGTATATATCATTGACGTATAAGGATAAGAAACTACGTAATGAGATGATTAGATATAGTGCGCCTAATATACCAAATATGTTATCGTGGTGGATAAACAATATCTCGGACAGGTATATTATTATGTTTTTTTGGGGGGCAGGGCTAACAGGTTTATACACGGCTGCTAGTAAATTGCCTGCTATGATTAACCTTTTTTCAGCTATTTTTCAACAAGCATGGCAGTACTCTACTGCAAAAGAGATAGAGAATATTGATAGGCAAGTTTTTTTCAATAAAGTGTTCAAGATATATTCATTTGGATGTTTAATGGCGTGTTCTGCATTATTATTTCTAAATAGAGTTGTTTGTAAAATCCTTTTAAAAGACAATTTTTATAATGCGTGGAGATTTGTTCCAATTTTGATATTGGCAGCTACGTTAGGATGCTATTCAACTTTTTTTGGCACCTTTTACAATGCATTAAAAAAAAATTTTGTTTTAATGCTTTCAACTTTGATTGGTGCAGGAATTAACATAATTCTTAATTTTGTACTGATTCCTGTGTATGGAGGAATTGGAGCCGCCGTTGCTACCGTAATCAGTTATGTGATAATAACGACATTAAGAATAGTTGACGTTACAAAAAGAATTGGGCCAATTGCAGACTATAAAAGATTACTTGTTCAGTTTTCGTTATTGTTTGTAATTACATATATAACTACAGCGACAGAATCGATTATATCTTATTTACTTGGAGTTTTATGCTTGTTTATTATCATTGCTTTGGATTATGACACATTAAAGTATAGTGTAAAGATAATGCGTCAGAAATTTAAGAGATAA
- a CDS encoding ribonuclease H family protein produces the protein MKYVELYTDGGCRGNGQAGDNIGAIGGILIYPEKNIRKEYKKAYPNTTNNQMELLAVITGLKMLKEPCEVVIHSDSAYVVNAYNQNWVTGWKAKNWSRGKAGPLKNKELWMELDELVNYHDARFAKVKGHANNALNNRADALVNEAMDAYGK, from the coding sequence ATGAAGTATGTCGAGCTGTACACAGATGGGGGATGTCGCGGCAATGGACAGGCCGGTGACAATATCGGCGCCATTGGCGGTATCCTCATCTACCCGGAAAAAAATATCCGCAAGGAATACAAAAAAGCTTACCCCAATACGACCAACAACCAGATGGAGCTGCTGGCAGTCATTACAGGCCTCAAAATGCTCAAAGAGCCCTGCGAGGTCGTGATCCACAGCGATTCCGCCTATGTGGTCAACGCCTACAACCAGAACTGGGTTACTGGCTGGAAAGCCAAAAACTGGAGCCGCGGCAAGGCAGGCCCCCTGAAAAACAAGGAGCTCTGGATGGAGCTGGACGAGCTGGTCAACTACCATGACGCCCGCTTCGCCAAGGTCAAGGGCCACGCCAATAACGCGCTCAACAACCGCGCCGACGCTTTGGTGAATGAGGCGATGGACGCGTATGGGAAGTAA
- a CDS encoding ATP-grasp fold amidoligase family protein, which translates to MDRDCFLYKARRKIQQLAYILLPNEMLSKLYCRIVIHQNIDIKSPKTLNEKLQWLKLYYYPNNPLVIQCTDKYQVRSYIESKGYGASLTNLIGVWERVEDIDWDKLPQRFVLKCTHGCAYNILCKDKSTFNRKDAENKLSKWLKEDFAAFNVELHYGKIKPRRIICEEYLGDIIFDYKFFCFNGEPQFFYVSSDLIHDRQAEMGFFTLDGKKIPLIRDDYKDIGNIEMPTCLPEMVETSKVLSKDFPFVRVDFFKMDNSYKFAELTFTPAAAMMPIDPKEYDVEWGELLHLPKNIKIHYERK; encoded by the coding sequence ATGGATAGAGATTGTTTTTTATATAAGGCAAGAAGAAAAATTCAACAGTTAGCTTATATTCTTTTACCAAATGAGATGCTTTCAAAGTTATATTGTAGAATTGTCATACATCAAAATATAGATATAAAATCTCCAAAAACATTAAACGAAAAATTACAATGGCTTAAATTATATTACTATCCAAATAATCCGTTAGTCATTCAGTGTACAGATAAATATCAAGTGCGGAGTTATATTGAAAGTAAGGGATACGGAGCGTCGTTGACAAATTTAATTGGTGTCTGGGAGCGAGTGGAAGATATTGATTGGGATAAACTCCCTCAAAGATTTGTGCTTAAATGTACACATGGGTGTGCCTACAACATTCTTTGCAAAGATAAGAGTACATTTAATAGAAAAGATGCGGAAAACAAACTGAGTAAATGGCTAAAAGAAGATTTTGCGGCATTTAATGTAGAACTACACTATGGCAAGATTAAACCTAGACGTATTATTTGCGAGGAGTATTTAGGTGATATAATCTTTGATTACAAATTCTTTTGTTTTAATGGAGAACCGCAATTTTTTTATGTGTCTTCAGATTTGATTCATGACCGCCAGGCAGAGATGGGATTCTTTACGTTAGATGGCAAAAAAATACCTCTAATCAGGGATGATTATAAAGATATTGGAAATATTGAAATGCCAACCTGTTTGCCGGAAATGGTTGAAACTTCAAAAGTTCTTTCAAAAGATTTTCCATTTGTACGTGTTGACTTTTTTAAAATGGATAACTCGTACAAATTTGCTGAATTAACTTTTACTCCAGCTGCTGCGATGATGCCTATTGATCCGAAAGAATATGATGTTGAATGGGGAGAGTTATTACATCTTCCTAAAAATATAAAAATACATTATGAGAGAAAATAA
- a CDS encoding DegT/DnrJ/EryC1/StrS family aminotransferase — protein sequence MNIPFSPPDIRQEDIDEVIAALKSGWITTGPRTKAFEEKLSEYCHTQKTACLSAATTALELTLRILGIGPGDEVIVPAYTYTASASVVAHVGAKLVLVDSAPNAFHVNPKAIEKAITRRTKAVIPVDIGGVMCDYDEIFEAVKAKRSLFKPGKNDLQKAIGRVAVIADGAHSLGAQYKGRMSGEVADFTTFSFHAVKNLTTAEGGAVTWNPIEGIADKNIYHQFMLWSLHGQSKDALAKTQKGAWEYDIIYPGYKCNMTDLQAALGLKQLERYNAIIKRRKEIIQKYNDAFADLPVEAMPHDTKDKHSSAHLYLLRLKDKNSEYRNALITELAERGIATNVHYKPLPMHTAYKNLGFDMKQYPWAYTMYKNEITLPLHTCLSDEEVDYVTKQIQEILGKIEHDGLKKVG from the coding sequence ATGAACATACCATTTTCACCACCCGATATCCGCCAGGAAGATATTGACGAAGTCATCGCAGCCCTTAAATCCGGCTGGATCACCACCGGCCCCCGAACAAAAGCCTTTGAAGAAAAGCTTTCAGAATACTGCCATACCCAAAAGACCGCCTGCCTCAGTGCAGCCACCACCGCCCTGGAGCTGACCCTGAGAATCCTCGGCATCGGCCCAGGCGATGAGGTTATTGTGCCCGCCTACACCTATACCGCCTCCGCCAGCGTGGTGGCGCATGTGGGGGCAAAGCTCGTGCTGGTAGACAGCGCTCCGAACGCTTTTCACGTCAACCCCAAAGCCATCGAAAAAGCCATCACCAGGCGAACCAAAGCCGTTATCCCCGTGGACATCGGCGGCGTCATGTGCGATTACGACGAAATCTTTGAAGCCGTCAAAGCCAAAAGAAGCCTGTTTAAGCCCGGAAAAAACGACCTTCAGAAAGCCATTGGCCGGGTCGCCGTCATCGCCGACGGCGCCCACTCCCTAGGAGCACAGTACAAAGGCAGAATGAGCGGCGAAGTTGCAGACTTTACCACCTTCTCCTTCCATGCCGTGAAAAACCTGACCACCGCCGAAGGCGGAGCCGTGACCTGGAACCCCATCGAAGGCATCGCCGACAAAAATATTTATCACCAGTTCATGCTCTGGTCCCTCCATGGGCAGTCCAAAGACGCCCTGGCAAAAACACAAAAAGGCGCCTGGGAATACGACATCATCTATCCCGGCTATAAATGCAATATGACCGACCTGCAGGCCGCTCTAGGCCTGAAACAGCTCGAACGCTACAACGCAATTATCAAACGCCGAAAAGAAATCATTCAAAAATATAACGACGCCTTTGCAGACCTGCCCGTCGAAGCAATGCCCCATGACACCAAAGATAAACACTCCAGCGCCCATCTCTATCTCCTGCGGTTAAAAGATAAAAACAGCGAATACCGTAACGCCCTGATCACCGAGCTGGCAGAGCGAGGCATAGCCACAAATGTCCACTATAAGCCACTGCCCATGCACACCGCCTATAAAAACCTGGGGTTTGACATGAAGCAGTATCCTTGGGCCTATACCATGTATAAAAATGAAATCACCTTACCGCTGCATACCTGTCTGAGCGATGAGGAAGTAGACTATGTGACAAAACAAATTCAAGAAATATTAGGAAAAATTGAGCATGATGGTCTTAAAAAAGTGGGATGA
- a CDS encoding glycosyltransferase family 2 protein → MNNTEKQELVSIITPTYNCGKFITETIESVLAQTYQNWEMIIVDDCSTDNTEEIVATYLKKDDRIQYHKLKQNAGAAVARTVSMKLAKGEYMAFLDSDDLWYSQKLEKQIAYMKRNGYAFTCTKYEQIDEKSELIGKVIKVIPKTSYNRLLLDCPVGNSTVMYDIRIMGKFEVPDIKKRNDDALWLQMLKKEKYIYGIDEILMKYRVRQNSISSNKFNLIKYHWCLYRNVEHLGIFRSIFHVIYWCVIKMLKIK, encoded by the coding sequence ATGAATAATACAGAAAAGCAAGAATTAGTATCAATCATAACACCTACATATAATTGTGGAAAATTTATAACCGAGACAATTGAATCTGTATTGGCTCAGACATACCAAAACTGGGAAATGATTATTGTAGATGACTGTTCTACAGATAACACGGAAGAAATTGTTGCAACTTACTTAAAAAAAGATGATAGAATACAATACCATAAGTTAAAACAAAACGCTGGTGCAGCAGTAGCCAGAACAGTTTCTATGAAACTTGCAAAAGGGGAGTACATGGCGTTTCTGGACAGCGATGATTTATGGTATTCTCAAAAACTTGAAAAGCAGATTGCATATATGAAAAGGAATGGATATGCATTTACCTGTACAAAATATGAGCAAATTGATGAAAAAAGCGAATTGATAGGGAAAGTCATCAAGGTTATTCCCAAGACAAGCTATAATCGACTGCTTCTGGATTGTCCGGTGGGGAACTCTACGGTTATGTATGATATTAGAATTATGGGAAAATTTGAAGTTCCTGATATAAAGAAAAGAAATGATGATGCGTTGTGGCTTCAAATGCTAAAGAAAGAAAAGTACATCTATGGCATTGATGAAATTTTGATGAAATATCGAGTGCGACAAAATTCGATTTCAAGCAATAAATTCAACTTAATTAAATACCATTGGTGCCTTTATCGCAATGTAGAACATTTAGGAATTTTTAGGTCAATATTTCATGTTATTTATTGGTGTGTAATTAAAATGTTGAAGATAAAGTAA
- a CDS encoding sugar transferase, whose amino-acid sequence MVLKKWDDLPENMKTDAVRPYYDNLKKKIFSLFLKRGFDLIISFLLLIILSPVFIILSFAIARDSKGGVFFRQKRVTQYGRIFYIHKFRTMVSNAENKGSQVTIKNDIRVTKVGIKLRKYRLDEIPQLIDILFGDMSFVGTRPEVVKYVKDYTPEMMATLLLPAGITSEASIQFKDEDRILETADNVDNVYVTKVLPMKMKYNLESLDRFSLLDELCTMFKTILAVLKKDDIENIAHEDKGEEISKNE is encoded by the coding sequence ATGGTCTTAAAAAAGTGGGATGATTTGCCAGAAAATATGAAAACCGATGCTGTTCGTCCTTATTATGACAATTTAAAAAAGAAGATATTTAGCTTATTTCTGAAAAGAGGATTTGACTTGATTATTTCATTTTTATTGTTAATCATCCTTTCACCGGTTTTCATCATTTTATCCTTTGCAATCGCTAGAGATTCAAAAGGGGGTGTTTTTTTTCGACAGAAGCGTGTAACACAGTATGGTCGAATATTTTATATTCATAAATTTCGGACAATGGTTTCAAACGCTGAAAACAAAGGCTCCCAGGTAACGATAAAAAACGATATACGCGTGACTAAAGTCGGAATAAAACTACGAAAATATCGGTTAGATGAGATACCACAGCTTATTGACATTTTGTTTGGTGATATGAGCTTTGTTGGAACAAGACCAGAGGTTGTAAAGTATGTAAAAGACTATACTCCAGAAATGATGGCCACATTGCTATTACCTGCCGGAATCACATCAGAAGCAAGTATTCAGTTTAAAGATGAAGATAGAATATTAGAAACCGCGGATAATGTAGACAATGTATATGTGACTAAAGTGCTTCCTATGAAGATGAAGTATAACTTGGAAAGTTTAGACAGATTTAGTCTTTTGGACGAGCTGTGTACGATGTTTAAGACAATATTGGCAGTACTTAAAAAAGATGATATTGAGAACATAGCTCACGAAGATAAAGGCGAGGAAATTAGCAAGAATGAATAA
- a CDS encoding glycosyltransferase — MRENKNMKILHFNSNISKNSGVLSVIMNYYKTINKDAIQFDFLYFRDSDISYKDEIKKLGGRVYAICDPKNVVLFRKQLKNFLKLHQNEYDIVHIHDSIFARFMYNVLKKNGVKCVIIHSHATNYSDRKISTIRNSLLCHNIYKYADALFACSQAAGKFMFCGKKFYVMNNAIITTNFRFSEEKRAEIRKKMNIKDKFVVGHVGAFVNQKNHTFLLEIFKEILKKNKNSVLLLIGDGPLFQDIVEKVKLLKIEDKVVFLGKRSDVNDLYQAMDIFILPSLFEGLPMVGVEAQCSSLPIIMSTEITEEAGIRQFKFLKLTDDANIWAEKTIKMYKNNQRNKEKALEAITSHGFNIEVESEKLESKYFELILR, encoded by the coding sequence ATGAGAGAAAATAAAAACATGAAAATATTGCATTTCAACTCAAATATATCTAAAAATAGTGGTGTATTAAGTGTAATAATGAATTATTACAAAACGATCAATAAGGATGCTATTCAATTTGATTTTTTATATTTTAGAGATTCAGATATTTCATACAAAGATGAAATCAAAAAATTAGGTGGAAGGGTTTATGCTATTTGTGACCCTAAAAATGTTGTGCTTTTTAGAAAACAATTAAAAAATTTCTTGAAATTGCATCAAAATGAGTATGATATAGTGCACATTCACGATTCTATATTTGCACGATTTATGTATAATGTTTTAAAAAAAAACGGCGTTAAGTGTGTTATTATCCATAGCCATGCTACAAATTATTCAGACAGAAAGATAAGCACAATAAGGAATTCATTGTTATGTCATAACATTTATAAATATGCAGATGCTTTATTTGCCTGTTCGCAAGCTGCTGGTAAGTTCATGTTTTGTGGAAAAAAGTTTTATGTAATGAATAACGCTATTATTACAACAAATTTTCGGTTTTCAGAAGAAAAAAGAGCAGAGATTAGAAAAAAAATGAACATAAAAGATAAATTTGTTGTTGGACATGTAGGTGCATTTGTGAACCAAAAAAATCATACATTTTTATTAGAAATTTTTAAAGAGATCCTTAAAAAAAATAAAAATAGTGTTTTGCTACTTATTGGTGATGGCCCATTATTTCAAGATATAGTAGAAAAGGTAAAATTGTTGAAAATTGAGGATAAAGTTGTTTTTTTAGGAAAACGTTCGGATGTAAATGATCTTTATCAAGCAATGGATATATTTATTTTACCATCATTATTCGAAGGGTTGCCTATGGTGGGCGTTGAAGCACAATGTTCAAGTCTGCCGATTATAATGTCTACTGAGATTACTGAAGAAGCTGGAATAAGGCAATTTAAGTTTTTAAAACTGACAGACGATGCAAATATATGGGCAGAAAAAACAATTAAAATGTATAAGAATAACCAAAGAAATAAAGAAAAAGCGTTAGAAGCAATTACTTCACACGGTTTTAACATTGAAGTTGAATCTGAAAAACTTGAATCAAAATATTTTGAATTAATACTAAGGTGA